A window of Desulfobacterales bacterium contains these coding sequences:
- the hisF gene encoding imidazole glycerol phosphate synthase subunit HisF, whose protein sequence is MITLLDYGAGNVRSVVNAIEKLGETVHVAAGPEDIDRAEKLVFPGVGNFGSMMQVLREKDYVDALTTYIKQDRPFLGICLGLQALFEKSEEAPDTPGLGVIGGTVKRFDTDLSVPHMGWNGVVIRQDTAIFNHLNGAEKFYFVHSYHVVPDDPAVALTYTTYGKAFVSSIKTGNLVATQFHPEKSGDAGLAVFQNFIRPGAGRPAAIRQQTETRLAKRIVACLDVRTNDAGDLVVTKGDRYDVREKGEVRNLGKPVDLARRYYEADADEITFLNITGFRDFPLKDLPMLEVLKQTSRHVFVPLTIGGGIRDYTDQSGQTYTALEVAAAYFRSGADKISIGSDAVSIVENYLASGEKTGKSAIEEISAIYGNQAVVISIDPRRVYVDRPANEPYHVIETGLPGPNGERFCWFQCTVRGGREGRPVDAVTLAKACEELGAGEILVNSIDRDGTGAGFDIELINAVADAVSIPVIASSGAGSEAHFLEVFTRTAAEAALAAGIFHRREVPISAVKKYLAEKVEIRL, encoded by the coding sequence ATGATTACTTTGCTCGATTACGGGGCCGGCAATGTGCGAAGTGTGGTCAACGCCATTGAAAAACTGGGCGAAACCGTCCATGTCGCGGCCGGACCGGAAGATATTGACAGAGCGGAAAAACTGGTGTTTCCGGGGGTGGGCAATTTCGGCAGCATGATGCAAGTGCTGCGGGAAAAGGATTACGTGGATGCCTTAACGACCTATATCAAGCAGGACCGCCCCTTTCTGGGTATCTGTCTGGGGCTTCAGGCGCTTTTTGAAAAAAGCGAGGAGGCGCCGGATACCCCCGGCCTGGGTGTGATTGGCGGCACCGTCAAACGCTTTGATACGGATTTATCCGTGCCCCACATGGGGTGGAACGGGGTCGTGATCCGGCAGGACACGGCCATATTCAACCATTTAAATGGCGCGGAGAAATTCTATTTTGTGCATTCCTATCACGTGGTGCCGGATGATCCGGCAGTGGCACTGACCTATACCACCTATGGGAAAGCCTTTGTCAGCAGTATCAAAACCGGAAACCTTGTGGCCACCCAGTTTCACCCGGAAAAAAGCGGAGATGCCGGTTTGGCGGTGTTTCAGAATTTTATCCGCCCGGGCGCCGGCCGGCCGGCCGCAATCCGGCAGCAAACAGAGACGCGGCTGGCCAAGCGGATTGTCGCCTGTCTGGATGTTCGGACCAATGACGCCGGCGATCTGGTGGTGACCAAGGGGGATCGCTATGATGTGCGGGAAAAGGGCGAAGTCCGCAATCTCGGCAAGCCGGTGGATCTGGCCCGCCGCTATTATGAGGCGGATGCGGATGAAATCACTTTTTTAAACATTACCGGGTTCCGGGATTTCCCCTTAAAGGATCTGCCCATGCTGGAAGTTTTGAAGCAGACCTCCCGGCATGTATTCGTGCCTTTGACCATCGGCGGCGGAATCCGGGATTACACGGATCAGTCCGGGCAGACCTATACCGCCCTTGAGGTGGCGGCCGCGTATTTCCGCTCAGGCGCGGATAAGATTTCCATTGGCAGTGATGCGGTTTCAATTGTTGAAAATTATCTGGCCAGCGGCGAAAAGACCGGAAAAAGCGCCATTGAAGAGATTTCTGCCATCTACGGCAACCAGGCGGTGGTTATTTCCATTGATCCGCGGCGGGTTTACGTGGATCGCCCGGCAAATGAGCCTTATCATGTGATTGAAACCGGGCTGCCCGGCCCAAACGGCGAGCGTTTCTGCTGGTTTCAGTGTACGGTCAGGGGCGGGCGGGAAGGCCGGCCCGTGGATGCGGTGACCCTGGCCAAAGCCTGCGAGGAACTGGGGGCCGGTGAGATTCTTGTAAATTCCATTGATCGGGACGGCACAGGTGCGGGCTTTGATATCGAACTGATCAATGCGGTGGCCGATGCCGTCTCCATACCGGTGATCGCCTCCAGCGGGGCCGGCAGCGAGGCCCATTTCCTGGAGGTATTTACCCGAACAGCCGCTGAAGCCGCGCTTGC